Proteins from a genomic interval of Helicoverpa zea isolate HzStark_Cry1AcR chromosome 31, ilHelZeax1.1, whole genome shotgun sequence:
- the LOC124645185 gene encoding L-galactose dehydrogenase-like, with product MKYNELGHTGMKVSHISLGGAAFSNFYGSFDEEKGLELIRETLKCGVNYVETGPWYGGGTSERTIGKALVGVPRDTYFIGSKVGRYEMATERMFDFSAEKTEAGVDNTLRLLGLDYVDLIQVHDATFAPDISIVLKETLPMLEKAVKDGKALYIGLADYDIDLMKEIIEESDVKISSILSYAKSTLCDNRLQNYTKYFKSKGISVINAAATGMGLLSNHGPQPWHPASDDIKAICKRASDYCKEQNVELARLATWFTLNQPGIDTNICGFYNVEQLRDTVDVLDNGLTEHEARVLEDIQLRFFDNVALHWDNVELPIYRAKLNALKNK from the exons ATGAAATATAACGAGCTCGGACACACTGGTATGAAAGTCTCTCATATCAGCCTGGGAGGTGCAGCGTTCAGTAACTTTTACGG ATCGTTCGACGAGGAAAAGGGCTTGGAACTAATAAGAGAAACGCTGAAATGCGGAGTGAATTATGTGGAAACTGGACCTTGGTATGGCGGCGGAACTTCCGAACGAACTATTGGGAAG GCACTGGTGGGAGTACCACGTGACACGTACTTCATCGGCAGTAAGGTCGGCAGATACGAGATGGCGACAGAGAGAATGTTCGATTTCTCAGCAGAGAAGACCGAAGCTGGAGTAGACAACACGCTGCGTCTACTCGGCTTGGATTATGTGGATTTGATACAG GTCCACGACGCTACATTTGCACCAGATATATCAATTGTCCTTAAAGAGACATTGCCGATGTTGGAAAAAGCAGTGAAAGACGGTAAAGCGCTGTACATAGGCCTTGCAGATTACGACATAGATCTTATGAAGGAGATCATTGAGGAATCTGATGTAAAAATATCTTCGATTCTATCGTACGCGAAGTCGACATTATGTGATAATCGGTTGCAGAATTACACCAAGTATTTTAAG AGCAAAGGTATAAGCGTAATTAACGCGGCTGCTACGGGGATGGGTTTGCTGTCGAACCACGGTCCGCAGCCATGGCATCCTGCTAGCGATGACATCAAGGCCATTTGTAAGAGAGCTTCCGACTATTGTAAG GAACAAAACGTGGAGCTTGCCCGCCTCGCCACTTGGTTCACGCTCAACCAGCCAGGCATCGACACTAACATATGTGGTTTCTACAACGTGGAACAGCTAAGGGATACCGTCGACGTGCTGGATAATGGCCTGACTGAGCACGAGGCACGGGTGCTAGAAGACATCCAATTAAG GTTCTTCGACAATGTGGCGTTGCACTGGGATAACGTTGAGCTACCCATTTATAGGGcaaaattaaatgcattaaAAAACAAGTAA